Proteins encoded within one genomic window of Gadus macrocephalus chromosome 16, ASM3116895v1:
- the LOC132475248 gene encoding zona pellucida sperm-binding protein 3-like — protein MPSRQLLIVSLVFACTGLRDAKSLKERVESRMGADPERPGSRGPPHRYAGSRPPQAVGQLSSWAYPKEPAAPVASMNPPMFQLRPPTTTRDNLAVRCGEDSVDVEVSQDLHGTGRLVQPDELTLGGCAATLADDSSQVLLFHSQLHGCNSKLILTNDKLVYAFKLLYKPKYRKGVTIVRTVAAVIGVECHYSRLQLASISPF, from the exons ATGCCGTCCAGACAGCTTCTTATCGTTTCGTTGGTCTTTGCATGCACTGGACTCCGTGATGCCAAATCCCTTAAAGAAAGAGTGGAATCCCGCATGGGAGCCGACCCTGAGAGACCCGGCTCCAGGGGGCCGCCCCACCGATATGCTGGTTCCCGACCGCCACAAGCAGTCGGACAGCTGTCATCATGGGCGTATCCCAAGGAACCGGCGGCACCTGTGGCTTCTATGAACCCCCCGATGTTTCAGCTGAGACCTCCAACGACGACCAGGGACAATTTAGCCGTGCGCTGTGGAGAGGACTCTGTGGACGTGGAGGTCAGCCAGGACCTCCATGGGACCGGTCGCCTTGTGCAACCGGATGAGCTGACGCTGGGTGGTTGTGCAGCCACCCTGGCCGATGACTCTTCTCAAGTGCTCCTCTTTCACTCCCAGCTGCATGGGTGCAACAGTAAACTCATA CTGACAAACGATAAACTTGTCTATGCCTTCAAGCTGCTCTACAAGCCCAAGTACCGAAAAGGCGTCACTATCGTGAGAACCGTGGCCGCTGTGATCGGAGTGGAGTGTCACTACTCACGACTTCAGCTGGCTTCAATTAGCCCGTTTTAG
- the LOC132474222 gene encoding aldehyde dehydrogenase, dimeric NADP-preferring-like has translation MERQAVKKAREAFLSGRTRALEFRLQQLTALQKMIAERQTEIATALKQDINRSQYDTPLLELIGLENDISLAIAKLAEWAAPRPVERNLLTIRDEVYIQPEPLGVVLIIGAWNYPWALTLSPLVGAIAAGNAAVVKPSELSECSSLLLRALLPRYLDQDLYPVVTGGVSETQELLKQRFDHVFYTGSGSVGRLVMEAASRHLTPVTLELGGKSPCYIDKDCDLRVACRRITWGKFTNCGQTCIAPDYILCEASIQGKVVDGIRQTLLEFYGADPKCSADYGRIINPRHFNRVMNLMEGYTAVLGGQSDASQRYIAPTVLKDVPPHSRMMQEEIFGPVLPIVTVSDMDEAIRFVNEREKPLALYIFCSDKLAVKKMIEETTSGGVTVNDVMMHYTLSSLPFGGVGQSGMGSYHGKHTFDRLSHMRACLVRSLGMESFNLARYPPQDRQRARRVRMALRSPMIDFSKRTLVWAVAASVVAFGLFVTLLVILLIASGLNCTCWYWQGFYN, from the exons ATGGAAAGGCAGGCGGTGAAGAAGGCCCGGGAGGCCTTCCTCAGCGGCCGGACCAGGGCGCTGGAGTTCAGGCTTCAGCAGCTCACAGCCCTCCAGAAGATGatcgcagagagacagaccgagatCGCTACAGCGTTAAAACAAGACATCAACCGG AGCCAGTACGACACGCCGCTGTTGGAGCTCATCGGCCTGGAGAACGACATCAGCCTGGCCATCGCCAAGCTGGCGGAGTGGGCAGCCCCCCGGCCCGTAGAGAGGAACCTGCTCACCATCAGAGACGAGGTGTACATCCAGCCAGAGCCCCTGGGAGTGGTGCTGATCATCGGGGCCTGGAACTACCCCTGGGCCCTCACCCTGTCGCCCCTGGTAGGGGCCATCGCCGCTG GCAATGCAGCTGTGGTGAAGCCCTCCGAGCTCAGTGAGTGCTCTTCACTGCTCCTCCGAGCTCTGCTTCCACGTTATCTGGACCAG GACCTGTATCCAGTGGTGACGGGCGGCGTGTCGGAGACTCAGGAGCTCCTGAAGCAGCGCTTTGACCACGTCTTCTACACCGGGAGCGGCTCGGTGGGCCGTCTGGTGATGGAGGCGGCGTCCCGCCACCTCACCCCCGTCACCCTGGAGCTGGGAGGGAAGAGCCCCTGCTACATCGACAAGGACTGTGACCTCAGAGTCGCCTGCCG GCGTATTACATGGGGCAAGTTCACCAACTGTGGTCAGACCTGCATCGCCCCGGACTACATCCTATGTGAAGCCAGCATTCAGGGCAAAGTGGTGGATGGCATTCGACAGACCCTGCTG GAGTTCTATGGCGCCGATCCAAAGTGTTCGGCGGACTATGGGCGAATCATCAACCCGAGGCATTTCAACCGAGTGATGAATCTCATGGAGGGCTACACGGCGGTGCTCGGGGGGCAGAGCGACGCCTCCCAACGCTACATTG cTCCCACGGTGCTGAAAGACGTGCCCCCCCACTCTCGGATGATGCAGGAGGAGATCTTTGGTCCGGTGCTCCCCATCGTGACGGTGAGCGACATGGACGAGGCCATCCGCTTCGTCAACGAGCGGGAGAAGCCGCTGGCACTCTACATCTTCTGTTCCGACAAGTTG GCAGTAAAGAAAATGATAGAAGAGACCACCAGCGGAGGGGTCACGGTCAACGACGTCATGATGCACTATACGCTCAGCTCTCTCCCCTTCGGCGGCGTTG gtCAGAGCGGCATGGGCTCTTACCACGGCAAGCACACCTTCGACCGGTTGAGTCACATGCGGGCGTGCCTGGTGCGCTCCCTGGGCATGGAGAGCTTCAACCTGGCCCGCTATCCTCCCCAGGACCGGCAGAGGGCCCGCCGGGTCCGGATGGCCCTGCGCTCTCCCATGATTGACTTCTCTAAGAGGACCCTCGTCTGGGCCGTCGCGGCCAGCGTGGTGGCGTTCGGCCTCTTCGTCACCCTCCTGGTCATCCTCCTCATCGCGTCCGGCCTCAACTGTACCTGCTGGTATTGGCAGGGCTTTTATAATTAG
- the LOC132474223 gene encoding aldehyde dehydrogenase family 3 member A2-like: protein MSREQSLVQRARKAFQTGKSKPLEYRLHQLRCLHRFITERRRDIADALKKDLCKSDNGTELFETMSLEGEINLAVERLAEWAAPKPVEKNLLTIADEVYIQPEPLGVVLIIGAWNYPWAITLQPLVGAIAAGNAAVIKPSEVSFHSAKVMEELLPLYLDRDLYPVVTGGVSETQELLKQRFDHVFYTGSGSVGRLVMEAASRHLTPVTLELGGKSPCYIDKDCDLRVACRRITWGKFVNCGQTCIAPDYVLCEPSIQSRVVEEMRKCIKEFYTDDPKTFEDYGRIVNQRHFKRVMALMEGNTIAIGGESDETECYIAPTILRDVKVESKVMQEEIFGPVLPIITVSGVDEAIQFINEREKPLALYIFSHDKKLIKRVIAETSSGGVLANDCLVHFTISALPFGGVGNSGMGRYHGQHSFNQLSHMRSCLIKKLNMEGVNSMRYPPHTSKKLSWARFFILKQINVGRLRRLAMLTVFSALAAFVVQRFLR from the exons ATGTCCAGAGAGCAGTCACTGGTGCAGCGGGCCAGGAAGGCCTTCCAGACTGGGAAGAGCAAACCTCTGGAATACCGTCTGCACCAGCTCAGGTGTCTGCACCGCTTCATCACCGAGAGACGCAGGGACATAGCAGACGCCCTCAAGAAGGATCTGTGCAAG AGTGACAATGGCACTGAGCTGTTCGAGACGATGTCGTTGGAGGGCGAGATCAACCTGGCAGTGGAGCGGCTGGCGGAGTGGGCGGCCCCGAAGCCCGTAGAGAAGAACCTGCTCACCATAGCAGACGAGGTGTACATCCAGCCAGAGCCCCTGGGAGTGGTGCTGATCATAGGGGCCTGGAACTACCCCTGGGCCATCACCCTCCAGCCCCTGGTGGGGGCCATCGCCGCTG GTAATGCAGCTGTGATAAAGCCATCAGAGGTCAGTTTCCACTCTGCGAAGGTCATGGAGGAACTGCTACCCCTCTACCTGGACAGA GACCTGTATCCAGTGGTGACGGGCGGCGTGTCGGAGACTCAGGAGCTCCTGAAGCAGCGCTTTGACCACGTCTTCTACACCGGGAGCGGCTCGGTGGGCCGCCTGGTGATGGAGGCGGCGTCCCGCCACCTCACCCCCGTCACCCTGGAGCTGGGAGGGAAGAGCCCCTGCTACATCGACAAGGACTGTGACCTCAGAGTCGCCTGCCG CCGAATAACATGGGGGAAATTTGTTAACTGTGGTCAGACCTGCATCGCCCCGGACTACGTCCTGTGTGAACCCAGCATCCAGAGCAGAGTGGTGGAGGAAATGAGGAAGTGCATCAAG GAGTTTTATACAGACGATCCAAAGACCTTTGAGGACTATGGCCGCATTGTCAACCAGCGACACTTCAAACGGGTCATGGCACTCATGGagggcaacaccattgctatcGGTGGAGAAAGTGATGAGACCGAGTGCTATATAG CTCCCACCATCTTGCGGGACGTGAAGGTGGAGTCCAAGGTGATGCAGGAGGAGATCTTTGGGCCGGTGTTGCCCATTATCACCGTGAGCGGCGTTGACGAGGCCATCCAGTTCATCAACGAGAGGGAGAAGCCCTTGGCCCTCTACATCTTCTCCCATGACAAAAAG CTGATCAAAAGGGTGATAGCGGAGACCTCCAGCGGGGGGGTGCTGGCCAACGACTGCCTGGTTCACTTTACCATCAGCGCATTGCCTTTTGGAGGAGTCG gcaACAGCGGTATGGGCCGGTACCATGGCCAGCACAGCTTCAACCAGCTCAGCCACATGCGCAGCTGCCTCATCAAGAAGCTGAACATGGAGGGGGTGAACAGCATGCGCTACCCACCGCACACCTCCAAGAAGCTGAGCTGGGCTCGCTTCTTCATCCTCAAGCAGATCAACGTGGGCAGGCTGCGCCGCCTGGCCATGCTCACCGTGTTCAGCGCCTTGGCTGCCTTCGTCGTGCAG CGGTTCCTGCGATGA